The Streptomyces sp. SS1-1 genome has a segment encoding these proteins:
- the mgrA gene encoding L-glyceraldehyde 3-phosphate reductase, protein MNHVADPERYDGTMRYRRTGRSGLDLPVLSLGYWHNFGDDKPFETQREIALRAFDLGITHHDLANNYGPPYGSAEINFGRLMKQDLAPYRDELVISTKAGWDMWPGPYGQGGGSRKYVLASLDQSLQRMGLDYVDIFYSHRLDPSTPLEETMGALDTAVRQGKALYVGISSYDAERSRQAAAILRDLGTPLLIHQPSYNMLNRWIENEGLLDTAEQEGFGVIGFTALAQGLLTGRYLEGVPAGSRATQGKSFDQGWLSEEMRGRLRALNDIAARRGQSLAQMALAWALRDPRVTSLVIGASRTEQLEQNVAALENPDFTAEELAEIDKYATDGGVDLWREARTGQMG, encoded by the coding sequence ATGAACCACGTCGCCGACCCCGAGCGCTACGACGGCACCATGCGGTACCGGCGCACCGGGCGCTCAGGACTCGACCTGCCCGTGCTGTCACTGGGCTACTGGCACAACTTCGGTGACGACAAGCCCTTCGAGACGCAGCGCGAGATCGCGCTGCGCGCCTTCGACCTGGGCATCACGCACCACGACCTCGCCAACAACTACGGCCCGCCCTACGGCTCCGCCGAGATCAACTTCGGCCGGCTGATGAAGCAGGACCTGGCGCCGTACCGGGACGAGCTGGTGATCTCCACCAAGGCCGGCTGGGACATGTGGCCCGGCCCCTACGGCCAGGGCGGCGGCTCCCGGAAGTACGTACTGGCCTCGCTCGACCAGTCGCTGCAGCGGATGGGGCTGGACTACGTCGACATCTTCTACTCCCACCGGCTCGACCCCAGCACCCCGCTGGAGGAGACGATGGGGGCGCTCGACACCGCCGTCCGCCAGGGCAAGGCCCTGTACGTCGGCATCTCCTCCTACGACGCCGAGCGCTCCCGGCAGGCCGCCGCGATCCTGCGGGACCTTGGCACGCCGTTGCTCATCCACCAGCCGTCGTACAACATGCTGAACCGCTGGATCGAGAACGAGGGGCTGCTGGACACCGCCGAGCAGGAGGGCTTCGGCGTCATCGGCTTCACGGCGCTGGCCCAGGGGCTGCTGACGGGCCGGTACCTGGAGGGCGTGCCCGCCGGGTCGCGGGCCACGCAGGGCAAGTCGTTCGACCAGGGCTGGCTGTCCGAGGAGATGCGGGGCCGGCTGCGCGCATTGAACGACATCGCGGCCCGGCGCGGGCAGAGCCTCGCCCAGATGGCGCTCGCCTGGGCGCTGCGCGACCCGAGGGTGACCTCGCTGGTGATCGGCGCCTCGCGCACCGAGCAGCTGGAGCAGAACGTGGCCGCGCTGGAGAACCCCGACTTCACGGCCGAGGAGCTGGCCGAGATCGACAAGTACGCCACCGAC